From Papaver somniferum cultivar HN1 unplaced genomic scaffold, ASM357369v1 unplaced-scaffold_99, whole genome shotgun sequence, the proteins below share one genomic window:
- the LOC113346522 gene encoding uncharacterized protein LOC113346522: MGSVKVDRKRKKKGNFSGGRDFAESSRQAETRFKYRSCSKSFTYQNIIYKNTTYKSPSQKKFRKQKQLSSSSSCSDSSEEYGGVTRKKLCFSSSSSDDYGVVWKKRFHDQKDSSRKRVHKRRKVRNEDIFVGDCDYLMYLKLLNGDKEKDKDDGEYENDAIVADGNSDDDEDGEENEVIHVDTDGDMLDMSGNGTGVGNELTPDDSNGGDVEENENIQVDVGMTVVSGDGIDVGDELDPEYKMFCENLREDGEIYILEMEREKGGFEPSVPSSCTKGKSMTVNNFHPLLDECKQELTSTADEGYCEFLKIIGVIDGSLIMRTNDIIPPTGKHKVTSSVPEKSPKDGFPCSKNQQCEEESRGTISDPGKVMKDGLCYCKDAAEEPHKPQKSCDSQLLPNSKTDGDDLGTDCSRSEYKKRLEECINMPYDEKEFADKWELASRRKECERVSETGGHSVSYATEKTSRSYLDLHPDLAELVDHALARLDGCRALLLLRCLFFYTEHKADEGAFIPWKDPSFEKMLLDPV; encoded by the exons ATGGGGTCAGTGAAAGTagataggaaaagaaaaaaaaagggtaaTTTTAGTGGTGGTCGTGATTTTGCTGAATCTTCTAGACAAGCTGAAACAAGATTTAAGTATAGATCTTGCTCTAAAAGTTTTACTTACCAGAATATCATTTACAAGAATACTACTTACAAGAGTCCTTCACAAAAGAAATTTAGAAAGCAAAAACAATTATCTAGTAGTAGTAGTTGTTCTGACTCTTCTGAGGAGTATGGTGGTGTTACTAGGAAGAAATTATGTTTCTCTAGTAGTAGTTCTgatgattatggtgttgtttggaagAAAAGATTTCATGATCAAAAAGATAGTTCACGTAAAAGAGTTCATAAGAGAAGAAAGGTGCGTAATGAGGACATATTTGTGGGGGATTGTGACTATCTCATGTACTTGAAATTATTGAACGGGGACAAGGAAAAGGATAAAGATGATGGTGAATATGAAAATGATGCTATTGTTGCTGATGGTAATAGCGATGATGACGAGGATGGCGAAGAAAATGAAGTTATTCATGTGGATACGGACGGTGATATGCTGGACATGAGTGGTAATGGGACTGGTGTGGGGAATGAGCTTACTCCTGATGATAGCAATGGCGGGGATGTCGAAGAAAATGAGAATATTCAAGTGGATGTTGGCATGACTGTTGTTTCAGGTGATGGAATTGATGTGGGGGATGAGCTAGATCCTGAGTACAAGATGTTTTGCGAAAATTTGAGGGAAGATGGTGAAATTTACATCCTAGAGATGGAGAGGGAGAAGGGGGGCTTTGAGCCATCAGTACCATCTAGTTGCACCAAGGGTAAGTCTATGACAGTCAATAATTTTCACccactccttgatgaatgcaagCAGGAACTGACATCTACAGCTGATGAGGGTTACTGTGAGTTTCTTAAAATAATTGGAGTAATTGATGGATCCTTGATTATGAGAACAAATGATATTATTCCGCCAACTGGAAAACACAAGGTTACTTCGTCCGTTCCTGAAAAGTCTCCTAAAGATGGTTTCCCTTGTAGTAAAAATCAGCAATGTGAAGAAGAGAGCAGGGGTACTATATCTGATCCTGGAAAAGTTATGAAAGATGGTTTGTGCTACTGCAAAGACGCGGCGGAAGAACCACATAAACCTCAGAAATCCTGTGACTCACAG ttgcttccAAACTCTAAGACGGATGGAGATGATCTGGGTACTGATTGCTCCCGTTCGGAATATAAAAAAAGGCTTGAAGAATGTATAAACATGCCATATGATGAGAAGGAGTTTGCTGATAAGTGGGAATTAGCATCCCGTCGCAAGGAGTGTGAACGAGTTAGTGAAACAGGTGGACATTCTGTATCATATGCCACTGAGAAAACAAGCCGTTCCTATTTGGATCTGCACCCTG ATCTTGCAGAATTGGTTGATCACGCTTTAGCACGTCTTGATGGGTGTAGAGCATTGTTGCTTTTACGTTGCTTATTCTTCTATACTGAG CATAAGGCCGACGAAGGAGCATTTATACCGTGGAAAGACCCCTCGTTTGAGAAGATGTTGTTGGACCCTGTATAA
- the LOC113346354 gene encoding protein CHROMATIN REMODELING 24-like isoform X2, whose product MAEKHKPPLSLNDRLNQSLRKPLHRQQPHPSSYEEEAPSIPPEEEESKPQKVKVQGRRRLCKFSSKEGDDDDDSNNPVAGFDDGEGPSFGGIMDAFDSPPPRIRDIVDELSSKLDFLSMEKPTRKVVATGGGGDGGKVDEDISYTSIASQLQTSSLRFTNNTLTQKVQDQTANGNVDPEFGSAGSSFSNSPDVPPNSLLEKVHSQSRISFVKSEDIQQKKDSPKMDETAGFKVSGGEDDSDDDCIVISNKTSNKLREIVPQTRATGFVKEERETNFISDDDEDEYHDVLDKSVPSDSSAETYVHGDPFILSWKTSNFTLPGEIAKKLYPHQLVGLKWLWSLHCRGTGGILGDDMGLGKTMQICSYLAGLFNSHLIKRVLVVAPKTLIPHWIKELSVVGLSRKTKDYYSTSLKLRDYELQYVLQNSGILLTTYDIVRNNSKSIRGGGSYNDEESEESIIWEYVILDEGHIIKNPSTQRAKSLLEIPCPHRIVISGTPIQNNLKELWALFSVCSPQLLGDKKEFKERYEAKILRGNEKNATDREKRIGSTVAKELREQIEPYFLRRMKSEVSFENGASQNAKLSEKNEIIVWLKLTHCQRQLYEAFLSSEVVLSSFDGSPLAAITVLKKICDHPLLLTKRAAEDVLEGIDPTTNQEEMGLAERIISQLKHGSDIEDAEKINDMISCKISFIVTLLENLIPKGHNVLIFSQTRKMLNLVQDAILAIGYNFLRIDGTTKAVDRQKIVNDFQEGRGAPIFLLTSQVGGLGLTLTKADRVIVVDPAWNPSTDNQSVDRAYRIGQKKDVIVYRLMTCGTIEEKIYKMQVFKGALMKSATEHKEQTRYFSRHDLQDLFSLPKQGFDVSLTQQQLLEEHDSQHQMSDSLKDHIKFLESQGIAGVSHHSLLFSKTAPVPEDVEVPRSNETYFVGTTSSISSVEHNIDKPEFAFNPKDVKVTRKNSPAVVKSPTESEVKDRINRLNQTLSNKGIISKLPDKGQKIERQIVDLNLELDKIKMAKESNKKEVIDLDDLSDGFQRVSV is encoded by the exons ATGGCGGAGAAGCATAAACCTCCTCTTAGCCTCAATGATCGACTCAATCAGAGCCTCAGGAAGcctcttcatcgtcaacaaccaCATCCATCATCATATGAAGAGGAAGCCCCTTCCATTCCACCAG aagaagaagaatcgaaaCCGCAGAAGGTGAAAGTACAAGGTAGACGCCGCTTATGTAAATTCTCATCCAAAGAaggcgatgatgatgatgatagcaATAATCCAGTAGCAGGATTTGATGATGGGGAAGGACCTAGTTTTGGTGGAATCATGGATGCTTTTGATTCACCTCCACCTAGAATTAGAGATATTGTTGATGAGTTGAGTTCTAAACTTGATTTTTTATCTATGGAGAAGCCCACAAGGAAAGTTGTTGccactggtggtggtggtgatggtggtaagGTGGATGAAGATATCTCTTATACAAGTATTGCTTCTCAACTTCAAACTTCATCCCTTCGTTTTACCAATAATACCCTAACCCAAAAAGTACAAGACCAGACTGCAAATGGAAATGTTGACCCTGAGTTTGGAAGTGCCGGTTCTTCATTTTCTAATTCGCCTGATGTTCCTCCCAATAGCTTATTGGAAAAGGTTCATTCTCAATCTAGGATTAGTTTTGTAAAGAGTGAAGATATTCAACAGAAGAAGGATAGTCccaaaatggatgaaactgcTGGTTTTAAAGTTTCCGGTGGAGAAGATGATAGTGATGATGACTGTATTGTTATAAGCAATAAAACATCAAACAAGCTGCGAGAAATAGTACCACAGACTCGAGCTACTGGTTTTGTTAAGGAAGAGCGTGAGACTAATTTTATCTCTGATGACGATGAGGATGAGTATCATGATGTTTTAGATAAAAGCGTTCCATCTGATTCGTCTGCAGAAACTTATGTGCATGGGGATCCTTTTATTTTGAGTTGGAAGACATCAAATTTCACCCTTCCTGGTGAAATTGCAAAGAAGTTGTATCCACATCAACTAGTTGGTTTGAAATGGTTGTGGTCTCTTCATTGTCGGGGGACTGGTGGGATTTTGGGAGACGACATGGGCTTGGGGAAAACTATGCAG ATATGCAGTTATTTAGCAGGACTCTTCAACTCACACTTGATTAAAAGGGTTTTGGTTGTAGCCCCTAAAACACTTATTCCTCATTGGATCAAAGAGCTGTCGGTTGTGGGTCTTTCTAGGAAGACAAAAGA TTATTATTCAACTTCGTTGAAGCTCCGCGATTACGAGCTTCAGTATGTACTGCAG AATTCAGGTATTCTTCTCACGACATACGATATTGTGAGAAACAACTCAAAATCCATAAGAGGTGGCGGGAGCTATAacgatgaagaaagtgaagagagCATCATCTGGGAATATGTAATACTTGATGAG GGGCATATCATCAAGAACCCCAGTACACAAAGAGCTAAAAGTTTACTTGAGATACCTTGTCCTCATCGCATTGTTATTAGTGGCACACCAATACAAAACAATCTGAAG GAGTTATGGGCCTTGTTTAGCGTCTGCTCCCCTCAACTTTTGGGTGACAAGAAAGA GTTCAAGGAACGGTACGAGGCTAAAATTCTCCGTGGAAATGAGAAAAATGCGACAGATAGAGAAAAGCGTATTGGTTCTACAGTTGCGAAG GAATTAAGAGAACAGATTGAACCATATTTCTTGCGTCGCATGAAAAGTGAAGTGTCCTTCGAAAATGGAGCATCACAAAATGCTAAACTTTCAGAGAAGAACGAGATCATTGTTTGGTTAAAGTTAACCCACTGTCAG CGGCAACTGTACGAAGCTTTCTTGAGTAGTGAGGTAGTTCTGTCATCATTTGATGGGTCCCCATTGGCCGCAATAACG GTATTGAAAAAAATATGCGACCatcctttacttttgacaaaaagagCTGCAGAAGATGTACTGGAAGGGATTGACCCTACAACTAATCAGGAGGAAATGGGCTTGGCTGAACGAATTATCTCACAGTTAAAACATGGGTCCGATATTGAAGATGCTGAAAAGATAAATGACATGATCTCCTGCAAGATATCTTTTATCGTAACTTTGCTG GAGAACTTGATTCCGAAGGGTCATAATGTTCTGATCTTTTCCCAAACTCGCAAGATGTTAAACCTTGTTCAG GACGCCATACTCGCTATAGGTTACAATTTCTTGCGAATTGACGGTACTACAAAAGCTGTTGACAGACAGAAGATAGTGAAC GATTTCCAAGAAGGTCGTGGAGCTCCAATATTTCTTTTAACGTCTCAAGTTGGTGGTCTTGGTCTCACCCTTACAAAAGCAGACCGTGTTATTGTGGTTGATCCCGCGTGGAACCCGAG CACGGACAACCAAAGTGTCGACCGTGCATACCGAATTGGCCAGAAGAAAGATGTCATTGTCTACCGCCTTATGACGTGTGGCACCATAGAAGAGAAAATATACAAAATGCAG GTATTCAAGGGAGCTTTAATGAAATCTGCGACAGAGCACAAAGAACAAACACGATACTTCAGTCGGCAT GATCTACAAGACCTTTTCAGTCTCCCGAAGCAGGGATTTGATGTTTCACTTACTCAACAACAGTTGCTTGAAGAGCATGATTCCCAGCATCAAAT GAGCGACTCtttgaaagaccatataaagTTTCTCGAGTCTCAAGGAATAGCTGGAGTTAGCCACCACAGTTTACTTTTCTCCAAGACAGCACCTGTACCAGAAGATGTTGAGGTGCCCAG GAGTAATGAAACTTATTTTGTGGGGACAACCTCTTCAATTTCTTCAGTGGAGCACAACATTGATAA GCCAGAGTTTGCGTTTAATCCGAAAGACGTTAAAGTGACGCGGAAAAATTCACCTGCAGTTGTAAAAAGTCCCACAGAGTCAGAAGTTAAGGACAGAATCAATCGTCTAAATCAAACATTGTCGAATAAG GGTATAATCTCAAAGCTGCCAGATAAGGGACAGAAAATAGAGCGACAGATCGTTGACCTGAATTTGGAGTTGGATAAGATTAAGATGGCTAAAGAAAGCAACAAAAAAGAAGTCATCGACTTGGATGATCTCTCTGATGGTTTTCAAAGAGTATCTGTATAG
- the LOC113346354 gene encoding protein CHROMATIN REMODELING 24-like isoform X1, translating to MAEKHKPPLSLNDRLNQSLRKPLHRQQPHPSSYEEEAPSIPPEMTAEEEESKPQKVKVQGRRRLCKFSSKEGDDDDDSNNPVAGFDDGEGPSFGGIMDAFDSPPPRIRDIVDELSSKLDFLSMEKPTRKVVATGGGGDGGKVDEDISYTSIASQLQTSSLRFTNNTLTQKVQDQTANGNVDPEFGSAGSSFSNSPDVPPNSLLEKVHSQSRISFVKSEDIQQKKDSPKMDETAGFKVSGGEDDSDDDCIVISNKTSNKLREIVPQTRATGFVKEERETNFISDDDEDEYHDVLDKSVPSDSSAETYVHGDPFILSWKTSNFTLPGEIAKKLYPHQLVGLKWLWSLHCRGTGGILGDDMGLGKTMQICSYLAGLFNSHLIKRVLVVAPKTLIPHWIKELSVVGLSRKTKDYYSTSLKLRDYELQYVLQNSGILLTTYDIVRNNSKSIRGGGSYNDEESEESIIWEYVILDEGHIIKNPSTQRAKSLLEIPCPHRIVISGTPIQNNLKELWALFSVCSPQLLGDKKEFKERYEAKILRGNEKNATDREKRIGSTVAKELREQIEPYFLRRMKSEVSFENGASQNAKLSEKNEIIVWLKLTHCQRQLYEAFLSSEVVLSSFDGSPLAAITVLKKICDHPLLLTKRAAEDVLEGIDPTTNQEEMGLAERIISQLKHGSDIEDAEKINDMISCKISFIVTLLENLIPKGHNVLIFSQTRKMLNLVQDAILAIGYNFLRIDGTTKAVDRQKIVNDFQEGRGAPIFLLTSQVGGLGLTLTKADRVIVVDPAWNPSTDNQSVDRAYRIGQKKDVIVYRLMTCGTIEEKIYKMQVFKGALMKSATEHKEQTRYFSRHDLQDLFSLPKQGFDVSLTQQQLLEEHDSQHQMSDSLKDHIKFLESQGIAGVSHHSLLFSKTAPVPEDVEVPRSNETYFVGTTSSISSVEHNIDKPEFAFNPKDVKVTRKNSPAVVKSPTESEVKDRINRLNQTLSNKGIISKLPDKGQKIERQIVDLNLELDKIKMAKESNKKEVIDLDDLSDGFQRVSV from the exons ATGGCGGAGAAGCATAAACCTCCTCTTAGCCTCAATGATCGACTCAATCAGAGCCTCAGGAAGcctcttcatcgtcaacaaccaCATCCATCATCATATGAAGAGGAAGCCCCTTCCATTCCACCAG AAAtgacagcagaagaagaagaatcgaaaCCGCAGAAGGTGAAAGTACAAGGTAGACGCCGCTTATGTAAATTCTCATCCAAAGAaggcgatgatgatgatgatagcaATAATCCAGTAGCAGGATTTGATGATGGGGAAGGACCTAGTTTTGGTGGAATCATGGATGCTTTTGATTCACCTCCACCTAGAATTAGAGATATTGTTGATGAGTTGAGTTCTAAACTTGATTTTTTATCTATGGAGAAGCCCACAAGGAAAGTTGTTGccactggtggtggtggtgatggtggtaagGTGGATGAAGATATCTCTTATACAAGTATTGCTTCTCAACTTCAAACTTCATCCCTTCGTTTTACCAATAATACCCTAACCCAAAAAGTACAAGACCAGACTGCAAATGGAAATGTTGACCCTGAGTTTGGAAGTGCCGGTTCTTCATTTTCTAATTCGCCTGATGTTCCTCCCAATAGCTTATTGGAAAAGGTTCATTCTCAATCTAGGATTAGTTTTGTAAAGAGTGAAGATATTCAACAGAAGAAGGATAGTCccaaaatggatgaaactgcTGGTTTTAAAGTTTCCGGTGGAGAAGATGATAGTGATGATGACTGTATTGTTATAAGCAATAAAACATCAAACAAGCTGCGAGAAATAGTACCACAGACTCGAGCTACTGGTTTTGTTAAGGAAGAGCGTGAGACTAATTTTATCTCTGATGACGATGAGGATGAGTATCATGATGTTTTAGATAAAAGCGTTCCATCTGATTCGTCTGCAGAAACTTATGTGCATGGGGATCCTTTTATTTTGAGTTGGAAGACATCAAATTTCACCCTTCCTGGTGAAATTGCAAAGAAGTTGTATCCACATCAACTAGTTGGTTTGAAATGGTTGTGGTCTCTTCATTGTCGGGGGACTGGTGGGATTTTGGGAGACGACATGGGCTTGGGGAAAACTATGCAG ATATGCAGTTATTTAGCAGGACTCTTCAACTCACACTTGATTAAAAGGGTTTTGGTTGTAGCCCCTAAAACACTTATTCCTCATTGGATCAAAGAGCTGTCGGTTGTGGGTCTTTCTAGGAAGACAAAAGA TTATTATTCAACTTCGTTGAAGCTCCGCGATTACGAGCTTCAGTATGTACTGCAG AATTCAGGTATTCTTCTCACGACATACGATATTGTGAGAAACAACTCAAAATCCATAAGAGGTGGCGGGAGCTATAacgatgaagaaagtgaagagagCATCATCTGGGAATATGTAATACTTGATGAG GGGCATATCATCAAGAACCCCAGTACACAAAGAGCTAAAAGTTTACTTGAGATACCTTGTCCTCATCGCATTGTTATTAGTGGCACACCAATACAAAACAATCTGAAG GAGTTATGGGCCTTGTTTAGCGTCTGCTCCCCTCAACTTTTGGGTGACAAGAAAGA GTTCAAGGAACGGTACGAGGCTAAAATTCTCCGTGGAAATGAGAAAAATGCGACAGATAGAGAAAAGCGTATTGGTTCTACAGTTGCGAAG GAATTAAGAGAACAGATTGAACCATATTTCTTGCGTCGCATGAAAAGTGAAGTGTCCTTCGAAAATGGAGCATCACAAAATGCTAAACTTTCAGAGAAGAACGAGATCATTGTTTGGTTAAAGTTAACCCACTGTCAG CGGCAACTGTACGAAGCTTTCTTGAGTAGTGAGGTAGTTCTGTCATCATTTGATGGGTCCCCATTGGCCGCAATAACG GTATTGAAAAAAATATGCGACCatcctttacttttgacaaaaagagCTGCAGAAGATGTACTGGAAGGGATTGACCCTACAACTAATCAGGAGGAAATGGGCTTGGCTGAACGAATTATCTCACAGTTAAAACATGGGTCCGATATTGAAGATGCTGAAAAGATAAATGACATGATCTCCTGCAAGATATCTTTTATCGTAACTTTGCTG GAGAACTTGATTCCGAAGGGTCATAATGTTCTGATCTTTTCCCAAACTCGCAAGATGTTAAACCTTGTTCAG GACGCCATACTCGCTATAGGTTACAATTTCTTGCGAATTGACGGTACTACAAAAGCTGTTGACAGACAGAAGATAGTGAAC GATTTCCAAGAAGGTCGTGGAGCTCCAATATTTCTTTTAACGTCTCAAGTTGGTGGTCTTGGTCTCACCCTTACAAAAGCAGACCGTGTTATTGTGGTTGATCCCGCGTGGAACCCGAG CACGGACAACCAAAGTGTCGACCGTGCATACCGAATTGGCCAGAAGAAAGATGTCATTGTCTACCGCCTTATGACGTGTGGCACCATAGAAGAGAAAATATACAAAATGCAG GTATTCAAGGGAGCTTTAATGAAATCTGCGACAGAGCACAAAGAACAAACACGATACTTCAGTCGGCAT GATCTACAAGACCTTTTCAGTCTCCCGAAGCAGGGATTTGATGTTTCACTTACTCAACAACAGTTGCTTGAAGAGCATGATTCCCAGCATCAAAT GAGCGACTCtttgaaagaccatataaagTTTCTCGAGTCTCAAGGAATAGCTGGAGTTAGCCACCACAGTTTACTTTTCTCCAAGACAGCACCTGTACCAGAAGATGTTGAGGTGCCCAG GAGTAATGAAACTTATTTTGTGGGGACAACCTCTTCAATTTCTTCAGTGGAGCACAACATTGATAA GCCAGAGTTTGCGTTTAATCCGAAAGACGTTAAAGTGACGCGGAAAAATTCACCTGCAGTTGTAAAAAGTCCCACAGAGTCAGAAGTTAAGGACAGAATCAATCGTCTAAATCAAACATTGTCGAATAAG GGTATAATCTCAAAGCTGCCAGATAAGGGACAGAAAATAGAGCGACAGATCGTTGACCTGAATTTGGAGTTGGATAAGATTAAGATGGCTAAAGAAAGCAACAAAAAAGAAGTCATCGACTTGGATGATCTCTCTGATGGTTTTCAAAGAGTATCTGTATAG